The stretch of DNA GGCGGCCGTACGAGGACGTCCTCTTGGCGTCGACGTCGTACCTGCACGCGCTGTCGATGGCTCTGCGGCGGCTTCCAGCTCGCACGCTCGGGAGGCTCAAGTCCGTCTGCCGTAGCTGGCGTGCCGTCATCGAGAGCGACCGCTTCGCGTCCGCGCACAACGACCACCAGCGGCGGCTGCTCGCCGCTTCAcctccgtcgtcgtcgtcgtcgtcgtcgtctcttGCAGACCGCGTCATCTTCGTCACGTGCTACCCAGATGAAGACGCTGTGCCACTCCGCTCCTGCTGCTTGGCTTCGGCTTTCCTGACGACGCCGCCGCTGATGAACAGCAGAGTCGTCGTCTCTAAGCCGTGCCATGGTCTCGCCCAGCTGATGATGACTTGCCGCGGGGAACGTACCCAATTGTTCAATCCTGTCACGAGAGCACACAGAATCTTCGCCATGGACTTGGACGACAGCTTGGACGACCTGTCGtcaggcggcagcagcagcagcagcagcagcatcggGCTGGGGTACGACCAGTCGACGCAGGAGCACGTCCTGGTGCTCCTCGCCGCCGGTAAGGAGTGCAAGGTGTGGAGGCTGACAGAGAACGTCGGAAGCGCGAGGACGGTGCCCGCGCCGCCGATCACGCCGCGGTTCCTGCCGTCTGCGTCGACGGTGCCTCCCGTGTACATCGACGGCAGGATACACTGGATGTGCTGCTCGCCGCGCGCGATCCTCGCGTTCTGCGTACGCGCAGGAGCTTTCCAAGTCGTGGCGGCGCCTCCAGCAGGTCCAGGTCCaggcaccggcggcggcggcggcggcgatgacACCAGCGGCACGGAGTTCCTCGTCGAGCTGAGACGGCGGCTCTGCGTCGTGCAGTCGTGCCCAGGCACGGAGACCATCACAATCTGGTCCACTGCCGGCTGTGACGGCGATGGAGCATGGAGTAGGGAGTACGTCATACAGCTGGGGCGGTGGCCGGAGTTCTCGCCCAAGACGGCGGAGCTGGTGGTTCCCATGGCCGTGGAGCCCAAGGATGGGCGGATCTTGCTGGACACCGGGAGCTCACTGGGGTACTACGACCCGGTGCGGCGGACGCTGGAGACGGTGTGCTCGCTGTATGACTATGGCCCCGgcgaccccaagaagaagaagaaggttgGCAAGAGATTCTTCGCCGCAGCGTTATGGGAGGAGAGCCTGGTTCGTCCATACGACCGCGGTCACAGGTTATGGTGCTAGCTAGCTGCCGCTGCCGGACAAAATGTGCGAGAATTTCCTATCAAATTGCTATCGGCAACTAAATGTGCCTTGTAGTGAAAATACATAGTATTAAAATTTTTTGAGTGGAatgaaatataaaaaaaatgcattAATACGAAATATAGGATTTGTAGATTATGATATGAAGGTTATAGACAGACTAATAAAGATAGTTTCCGCATTCACGCAGTTTATTTGAGAGAGTTGAATAAAAAATAGACTGAAGTTTTTGCTAATGGAACCCAATATGTATAGAAATAAGACTTTGTATCATCGTTAGATACAATTTGTTCTAACTCTTATGAACGAAGTTCATAAGTCCGGGTCACATATGAGATACATAGTAAGATGCAACCCAATACATATAGGAATCGGACACTGtattctcatcatcactagagacAAGAAAGATCAGTATTCgaatatatattattttagaaacaGTGCAGAAGAGTTTCACCCTCATAAAACTATCTCTACTCTCACGAAACTCTTATCATttctctctttattaatatgGTGCCATATTTAGTGCTCAAGAGTTTAGTTCATAATTTGAATAGCTAGGACCGATCTAATCTAAGTTCTAAAAGAATAGATTTTGTTTCTAAtcaaaactacatcaacaacttaGTGGTAATTTTTTTTGGCAACAGTCAATAATGCAAATACATGTAACattatatttattatttatttaaccTTTTATACTAAATTTATAAATGGGCTTATAGGGAGGAAGAAAGGTATGGATGGAGGAAGAAGCAAGAATGAAAACAGAAACGTACGCATAGAGAAAGAaggggagaaaaaaaaatagagataaacaaAAACAGAAACAGAAACAAAAATGCACGGACCAAGGATGGGTAAAGGAAAAGAAAACcggaaaaaagagaaaaaaagaaacacCAGGGGAACGACAGGAGGCCACCGAACAaaggaaaaaataaataaataaacgcaATTCTAGACGGGAACAACGGAAAAGAAAAATAGAattttaggccttatttagttcaccccaaaaccaaaatgttttcaaaattctccgtcacatcaaattttacggcacatgcatgaagcattaaatatagacgaaaacaacaactaattgcacaatttagctgtaaatcgtgagacaaatcttttaatactagttagtctataattagataatatttgtcacaaacaaacgaaaatgctacagtagcgaaattcaatttttttcatatctaaacaaggccttacgtgATACCAAATCCTGGACGGAACCCAAAAAACaaaatagttttataaataaataaataaatatattggcGTGCTGTAGTTTGTACTCGTATATATACTCAATCAGAAttcaaaagccaaaaaaaaaaagaattcagAAGCGATCGAGCTGATAGGTTTTTCTTGAgcctaagggctttgatgatgTCAAACCAGAGATGGTAACAACGGGATTATTGTGATGGTTGTATGAACGCGACCTGTGTGAGAACAAAACATGCTAGATCCTTGCAAGTTGCTGTTGATGTCATTAAGGAGGTATCATCAGACATTAACTTTGATGACTGGGACTGTCTGAAACGAGCGTCTTCTCTCAAGATGATGATATGTTTCCCTAAAGAAACATGACTctaagatgatgttttctgatGATGACCTATCAAAATTGTTGGTTCTGGCGCCTAGCCTAGAGGGTAAGTTCTATAAGAATACTTGTCTGCAAATCTACAAAGATATTGTATTGGCTTGTGAAGTTAGGAATCAGGCACAAAGAGTGTTTAAGTCCTTGGTTAAGGAAGCTAGAGAATCATGCGCAGCTGAAGGTGAACAAGCAGATTTGCCAGAGAAGACAAGCGTCAGTGTGTCTGACAAGCCAGAAAGGGTCTCATATAAGTGCCAGTGAAGCAGATGCTGTCGATCATGTAGGGACTCTCGATGCTACTAGTTGTAACAAAAGAACATGAAATTGTCTAGCGTTTGTGTCTCAATCGATCAGTGTTATGTTGCAGTGATGCATGCGTTGGTCTAAACAAATGTCATCGTTTATTTGTGTCTGTGGGCTACTATGCATCTTCTAACCGGCGAGTGTCACTATTCAGTGTCTTCGATTTTTCGAGCTTTGTTATGGTGCTCGGAAGGAACCATCTGTTTCTCCCGTGAAAATTATTTACCACAGTTGTTAATTaagaaaattaattaattatacttaagggTAGTTTAGTACCTTTTCTACTGTATACATAGTCTCTGACTCCCTAACTCCTCACCATTTTCCTAACTCCTCGCCATTTTACCCTTTGCTCCACACAACGCCATTGCCACCCCACACTCGCCATCACCACAGTCCACAGTCCCAAATTTCTCCCCCGGAGATCTCTCTAAGCCCGACGAACTCAGGTAAGCCCTGAACTCTAACCTTAACATTGGCGAAGTTGGGGAGGGAGTCCAGTTTGCTTGTTGTGCattcatgaaaacaaaaactacagAACCTGGTAATTTATTGGGCATCCTTCCCATTTATAAACTGCAAATCCGCACGCATAGCATACCAATTTAATAAAATCCAAGATTTAACATCATTCATAAACCACATCCATAAAACCATTCAGGTTTAAGCATGCTCAAGTACCAGTACGGCACATGACCTTACACAAACTTAACCAGTTTAGAAGAAACTAGGTAGCACTGTAAATAAGAGGAAACAGACATCCAAATTTGAGTGCATCAGCTCTCAAACCTGGGTGATAGCTAGGCTTAGTACATAACCTTATTAACCAAACAGGTTCAGTAACCTTCTCAGCTGGACCATCACACATACTGAGAATCTAACAAGTCTTAACACAACCAAAAGAGAACAGATAGCAAACAAGTCAACAACCAGGGAACTAAGCAAATCAACTGGCTGTAGAACGGTAGCAGGGGCAGGCCTCAGTGTGACCTGCCGCTGGTCTACCACCCTTCTAACTTTGTCATTACTTTGTGCACATCATAGGGGCCATGATCCGCAGCCGGATCATACCCTGCATTGTTCATGACGGTCAGGAGGGTGGTAAAGCCAGGGGCCTGGAGGCGGGCCACATTCTGGAACTGCTCTGAGACTTCATCTATGTTGTACCTGTTGCCCAGCATGATCCTGAGGAGATCGGTGGGATCAGGTGATTCAAGGTTCAGGATGCTGTTGTAGGCGACCTCGCCGACGTTTTCTTCGTCATCGTTGGTTGCGACAACAGGCCAACAGAAGTCTCCTGCAGGGTTGCTTATTGGCACCTCGCTCCCATAGGCAGCAGACTCACCAATGTCTTCCACATATTCATTGGTCGCAACAACGGGCCAACAGAAGTATCCTTCAGGGGTGCCGATTGGTACCATGCTGCCGTAGGCGACCTCACCAATGTTTTCCTCATATCCACTGGCCATGATGAGGGGCCAAAAGAAGCCGCTTGGGGCATTGCTGCTTGGCACCTCACTTCCAGAGGCCACATCACCAACATTTTCCCCGCCATTGGTTGTGATGAAGGGACAATAGAAGCCTATTCCAGGGGTGCTGCTTTCCCCACCTT from Sorghum bicolor cultivar BTx623 chromosome 8, Sorghum_bicolor_NCBIv3, whole genome shotgun sequence encodes:
- the LOC110429604 gene encoding uncharacterized protein LOC110429604; protein product: MSQGNTTKASERSTPAILNMSHDNGPSEMGVGQPMVVGRKLLPPVVPGDEPILVGEKQYAAILRLRARRLRIKEARERRLLQAKKLHPRGPNGRFVMSKDDQEGPNGGSMVEWNPALGDSYQHLITTNRYQEATNVGGEAQSSIPRGFYWYVFTTNEGGESSTPGIGFYCPFITTNGGENVGDVASGSEVPSSNAPSGFFWPLIMASGYEENIGEVAYGSMVPIGTPEGYFCWPVVATNEYVEDIGESAAYGSEVPISNPAGDFCWPVVATNDDEENVGEVAYNSILNLESPDPTDLLRIMLGNRYNIDEVSEQFQNVARLQAPGFTTLLTVMNNAGYDPAADHGPYDVHKVMTKLEGW